The Toxorhynchites rutilus septentrionalis strain SRP chromosome 3, ASM2978413v1, whole genome shotgun sequence genome includes a region encoding these proteins:
- the LOC129777813 gene encoding uncharacterized protein LOC129777813 has product MNPADQTPRSSEVVKNRSQTDVPKKLSQMEVQQSSPETTVPDLQISESPLIITATDLPRNKSMDKLEDVGEKSIPELPEGTAFYPAPTTPVSKQNISSSDRDFTRSATSLRIQSLARPKVHCLEDNIKQFGELLPKRSLTNLQLQLRDQQARSVTPKDGHAKKCQTKSEPTPTGLRTQPSQTKSDENPRKFKDDFKRAAFDRLADTIFRKLPALTLDVDITNLSQLDPSKQRMINVLFTSITSYAGMPVTVHDHELYVHLSVGLAGFFESVIETVRKGKEIEDEQRRVLTKTNQQNRHTMTTKILSDLAVDMGGIQTSREILKTMFYYDNI; this is encoded by the exons atgAACCCGGCCGATCAAACCCCACGTTCGTCCGAAGTAGTAAAAAATCGATCTCAAACGGACGTTCCGAAAAAATTATCTCAAATGGAAGTGCAACAGTCAAGTCCGGAAACGACAGTACCTGATTTGCAGATCTCGGAATCGCCACTCATTATAACTGCAACCGACCTACCACGAAATAAATCTATGGATAAATTAGAagacgtgggtgaaaaaagtatCCCAGAACTTCCCGAGGGTACGGCGTTCTATCCAGCTCCAACCACTCCAGTATCTAAACAAAACATTAGTTCTTCCGACCGCGATTTCACACGGTCCGCCACATCTTTGCGAATTCAATCGTTGGCACGACCAAAAGTGCATTGTCTCGAGGACAATATTAAACAATTCGGCGAACTATTGCCGAAGCGTAGTTTGACTAACCTACaactgcagctccgagaccaacAAGCCCGAAG TGTTACGCCAAAAGACGGACATGCGAAAAAGTGCCAAACTAAATCAGAGCCAACACCCACGGGGCTTCGAACCCAACCGAGCCAAACCAAATCAGATGAAAATCCACGTAAATTTAAAGACGACTTCAAGCGTGCAGCTTTCGATCGTCTTGCAGACACCATTTTTCGGAAGCTCCCGGCACTCACACTTGATGTGGATATTACCAATTTATCCCAATTGGATCCCTCGAAACAGCGTATGATTAACGTACTCTTCACCAGCATCACCAGCTATGCTGGAATGCCGGTCACAGTGCATGATCATGAGCTTTACGTTCATCTCAGTGTTGGGTTGGCAGGTTTTTTCGAGAGCGTCATTGAAACGGTGCGCAAAGGAAAGGAGATCGAGGACGAGCAAAGACGAGTTCTTACaaagacaaatcagcagaataGACATACGATGACTACCAAAATCCTGAGTGATCTTGCTGTAGACATGGGAGGTATTCAAACTTCAAGAGAAATCTTGAAGACCATGTTTTATTATGATAAcatttaa